The Armatimonadota bacterium region TGCCCCGAGGAGGGTTTGGGATGGCCAAGATACCGATCGCTTTGCAGCTCTATTCGGTACGCGAGGACTGTGCGCGCGATCTGCCGGGCACGCTCCAGGCGGTGGCGGCCATGGGCTACGCGGGCGTCGAGTTCGCGGGTTACCACGGGCGCGACGCCGCCGAGCTGCGCCGGATGCTCGACGACCTGGGGCTCAAGGTCGCCGGCACCCATCTGCATGTGGACGCGCTGGTGGGGGACGAACTGGAGCGCACCATCGAGTTCAACCGCGCGCTGGGCAACACGTTCTTGATCTGCGCCGGGCTGCCCAAGGAGCGCTGCACCTCGCGCGCCGCCTACCGGGAGGCGGCAGGACTGTTCAATCAGGCGGCGGAGCGGGCGGCGGCGGCGGACATGCGCGTGGGCTTCCACAACCACATGCGCGAGTTCGAGCCGTTGGACGGGGAGCTGCCCTGGGACACCTTCTTCGGCGCGGCCAAGCCGCAGGTGGTGATGCAGGTGGATACCGGCAACGCTCTCGCCGGCGGCCAGGAGCCGGTCGAGCTGCTGGA contains the following coding sequences:
- a CDS encoding sugar phosphate isomerase/epimerase; this encodes MAKIPIALQLYSVREDCARDLPGTLQAVAAMGYAGVEFAGYHGRDAAELRRMLDDLGLKVAGTHLHVDALVGDELERTIEFNRALGNTFLICAGLPKERCTSRAAYREAAGLFNQAAERAAAADMRVGFHNHMREFEPLDGELPWDTFFGAAKPQVVMQVDTGNALAGGQEPVELLERYPGRATTVHLKEHAGDGRAVVIGEGDVRWNDVFRLCETTGGTQWYIVEQESYAHPPLECVRMCLDNLRKMGK